Proteins co-encoded in one Xyrauchen texanus isolate HMW12.3.18 chromosome 19, RBS_HiC_50CHRs, whole genome shotgun sequence genomic window:
- the si:ch73-43g23.1 gene encoding uncharacterized protein si:ch73-43g23.1, producing MERWVLEGDRYSLLRSAPHTFNLQNRDGPNHVEIFDITAIPSPRSPIAETTCLCDIFGDDGESPSLSSSPASAIFLRREVNQPFPTDDANDSSGSYHTANGSDLSDTPSPNLKDFSTSETWESISQPIVSTISSDSKNELYPFDCTPPAAKINCDDLSHTDNWAEPQVSVSSTAVNETENTNASQSQDINSKPVTSLIIPAKEPSDPSSKTSTTSSFLEDSAELGGMTATCQHTSTNTCLDRQVCIPLYESTDCASSPQLRLAESPPEQNNVVSSENKESMNYHSSLKKTSHLAQEMIKSVTPSEWSNTSQRDRICSPIQEMSTLPENRDINFIPVPSDRPELKVTYTSPVSMDISVTPMSTSKSSPEQLHLISTQVGNTSEFPYLEDTYGASSAVSTPPTNDNREIDSPTVSTISTETKELVFPSNQISVSADDKEINEIFSPDNSALAHSPEHVIIDSPMGYTISPLPINERKVYSTEPEPEASSSSPVFTGIDYSEICSSPDHSAPNHSPEPVKIYSPMCYTISPLSTNRRNVNSAEPEKLPSSPIVTSFDNSDICSSPDHSLLAYSPEPVIIHSPMGYSISPSPTYGRNVNSAEPEKLPSSPIVTRIDNSDICSSPDHSFIAYSPEPVIIHSPMGYSISPSPTYGRNVNSAEPEKLPSSPIVTRIDNSDICSSLDRSFLAYSPEPVIIHSSMGYSISPSPTNEREVYSTEPEASPPSLVITGIDNSDICSSSDYSVPAHLPQPVVIHSPRGYSISPSPINKRNANSTEPEASPSSPVIQGIDYREICSSRDHSIPAHSPLPVIIHSPLGYTVNTSPTNVLKVYSAEPDDSSSSPVMTGINYAATPTFSRDSTPELRKITPTPDNRLNYLTPEQKSSAPSPELRSVTCSPEIKTITYSVLSQTTKYPVIGGIKYSVVSPNDILAQSPKVDTTVYGNCIENSNSHFRNESLVSPTSRMFLLTPESISRPSSSALNHTRDTTLSPDLQLTLEPSIHLEQTDNQILPIICDRMSPPSPNPINSNFDDPPHSENFNSASDLVHSQRQILQDSPSKPINPGSSIVQKETNQEIVDNDTSDLNMCGIPTSLSLCESSVSMPVASVLEKECLEVYNSNSGTEMLENDSASSGKRLSQEPIALRERPGAICWQRGGEYDRQSCREKESEKREGDQCILGEGEESIRESSYRGEQVELSFSSRNRKGPAGHSPAPSSRDPKSGIPANSYFESHPATLQQQSQFRTQGSQQENKGVARRVQSTVKSKYSSADCLPPEYTGETSSMGSEFDEADNEVKWLTDLAFRSLSSPQVDYLDVYNSSHRSSTNVSQPSTMDSPGAVAWMNYADLRGSTFHENDDLLHSSSFLTREGLDPNKGFEMGSFECVDVALDSKEESSRRKRTVPKRQIQLLRRNTDESITKGNNGNILASPSTHRCSKDILVRQHSTPASVQEVMSREDPNSPKNDRKRTLQKSVSLDDASSKTQMASCIIKSVLSKKMQDAQKEILKSEDPSPSRDKNKHHNISPSSFDGLPSNMEKHSLSSSQHSECNLSTEDFAVREEKNPHWQVKKCAPKVPPKPVLRPAFFNTGDAELPDNLSRDEIRPKLSLPVEEKVCTNDGKKGRSGNLGERFNSDSANARARNTSVAVATQAESMQSRTISRDTECQMTPENQRQQGGKCIFMSKTPEITLSTIKEKKKSSLKVSLSPDVERSREMCECQSAEDINTKSMEVTETEEDNDNNKAKSVIHRVRDVRKLVKNSYNLSFKASNTTSTAEDTPIQEEREKPPQTPPALNIKCKAISWKDKQTSGSKAIHWQGEKQAVDISKTSQPHVGTGKSRDTDSTGKTSKAPLLKILTTEPKVTDSQFANLDELIEVSRSSNHSDPSTKQGMPPRPPSKEREVSALVVLQDGPSKTIQSTSDYKSTNPTQIKAKSSSHSVSMLLKEKGMQADIGVCDVVAEGASATAKHVNRLEVPLQACLLEVISDEAQVNTKNAALSCNLTLVDNSSLRTSHSQDGPQFQSKEQSESPKGTLAEESSMQQRKEEKNKKLTATTTMIQMPTNLTTLFKPEAISFSSNSKNNALPATASKEIELPIQVRSISSDRLKPFVPPKPSYKKSFAEKNEIPATLIYKDQLNEASSSNTQKLGLSAVSGDKPPPIPVTTTPSSVQKSNTMTFASVDQHQYSTNSTCQQLTTSINQDQSILASSFVSNPSVRPTGPHAHSHTQPVSRASPNDRFHKDDYRFYASDDPPSYDERESFSTLQLSDLPQQKPYMHPTTKQSSCSCTLSSHSRRGNPNHSSEEWIPPVSQSPGQVLTCPGAPPQAQVRPHQSRPDGQAQNYSRVSPNSSIPNAPALIQPLHHPRTCPVAKTQPYSGDQSPASGQHRDRVPVSHHSPQAADPVPYHEYPPANMSTLDPRTQLFNPQDLPPSFGHDYGSEVPGGASVLYPENANGPSCGQGPRRVLLDPETGKYFYIEVPMQPLRKMLFDPELGQYVEVLIPQQAMSHSGLYPPAAPPYSSLQNPGLYAPQYLPYAMPSYTAMPSSAQQARHLEPPPVPTTLHQTSLRYGSPASQMPKNEPKCHSSLDQSYLETMYYIPTGMNASPNSTPSGCYHKPPSSMPPSGGRRA from the coding sequence ATGGAACGCTGGGTTCTAGAAGGAGATAGATACTCATTACTTCGCAGTGCTCCACACACGTTCAACCTGCAAAATCGTGATGGCCCAAATCATGTGGAGATCTTTGACATCACTGCTATCCCCAGCCCTCGTAGTCCCATAGCTGAAACAACATGCCTTTGTGACATTTTTGGGGATGACGGTGAATCTCCGTCACTTTCTAGTAGCCCAGCATCTGCCATATTTCTCAGGAGGGAAGTGAATCAGCCTTTCCCAACAGATGATGCTAATGACTCTTCAGGATCTTATCACACTGCCAATGGATCTGACTTAAGTGACACACCTTCTCCAAATTTAAAGGATTTTTCCACTTCTGAGACCTGGGAGTCAATTTCACAACCAATTGTGTCAACCATCTCATCAGATTCCAAAAATGAACTTTACCCTTTTGATTGCACACCACCTGCAGCCAAAATAAATTGTGATGACCTTTCACATACAGATAACTGGGCAGAACCCCAAGTGTCAGTGAGCTCCACCGCAGtgaatgaaacagaaaacacaaatgcATCCCAATCACAAGATATTAATTCAAAACCAGTTACTAGTCTGATTATTCCAGCAAAGGAGCCTTCTGATCCCTCAAGTAAAACTAGTACAACATCCTCATTTTTGGAGGACAGTGCAGAGCTAGGAGGAATGACTGCGACATGTCAGCATACAAGTACAAACACATGTTTAGATAGACAAGTCTGCATACCCTTATATGAGTCTACAGACTGTGCATCATCTCCACAGTTACGTTTGGCAGAATCTCCACCTGAGCAAAATAATGTGGTTTCTTCTGAGAACAAAGAAAGTATGAACTATCATAGTTCACTCAAGAAAACCTCCCACCTTGCACAAGAGATGATTAAAAGTGTTACCCCATCAGAATGGTCAAATACTTCTCAGCGAGACCGCATTTGTAGCCCAATTCAGGAAATGTCCACTTTGCCAGAAAACAGAGATATTAATTTCATACCTGTACCCAGTGACAGACCTGAGCTCAAAGTAACTTACACTTCACCTGTAAGCATGGATATTAGCGTCACACCTATGTCCACAAGTAAGTCTTCACCTGAGCAGCTGCATTTGATTTCAACTCAAGTGGGGAACACCTCAGAGTTTCCATACTTGGAGGATACCTATGGTGCATCTTCAGCTGTATCTACTCCTCCAACCAATGATAATAGAGAAATAGATTCTCCAACTGTGTCGACTATTTCCACGGAAACAAAAGAGCTTGTGTTTCCATCCAATCAGATATCGGTCTCTGCAGATGACAAAGAGATCAATGAAATCTTCTCTCCTGATAACTCTGCACTAGCTCACTCACCAGAACATGTAATAATTGACTCACCTATGGGTTATACCATAAGCCCATTGCCTATAAATGAGAGAAAGGTTTATTCAACTGAACCTGAACCTGAAGCCTCATCATCATCCCCTGTTTTCACAGGGATTGATTACAGTGAAATCTGCTCATCTCCTGATCATTCAGCTCCAAATCACTCACCAGAACCAGTAAAGATTTACTCACCAATGTGTTATACAATTAGTCCATTATCTACAAATAGAAGAAATGTTAATTCAGCTGAGCCTGAAAAGTTACCATCCTCACCAATTGTCACAAGTTTTGATAACAGTGATATCTGCTCTTCTCCTGATCACTCACTTCTAGCTTACTCACCAGAACCAGTAATAATTCACTCACCTATGGGTTATTCAATTAGTCCATCACCTACATATGGAAGAAATGTTAATTCAGCTGAGCCTGAAAAGTTACCATCCTCACCAATTGTCACAAGGATTGATAACAGTGATATCTGCTCTTCTCCTGATCACTCATTTATAGCTTACTCACCAGAACCAGTAATAATTCACTCACCTATGGGTTATTCAATTAGTCCATCACCTACATATGGAAGAAATGTTAATTCAGCTGAGCCTGAAAAGTTACCATCCTCACCAATTGTCACAAGGATTGATAACAGTGATATCTGCTCTTCTCTTGATCGCTCATTTCTAGCTTACTCACCAGAACCAGTAATAATTCACTCATCTATGGGTTATTCAATTAGTCCATCACCTACAAATGAGAGAGAGGTTTATTCAACTGAACCTGAAGCCTCACCACCCTCCCTTGTCATCACAGGGATTGATAACAGTGATATCTGCTCCTCTTCTGATTACTCAGTTCCAGCTCATTTACCACAACCAGTAGTAATTCACTCACCTAGGGGTTATTCCATTAGCCCGTCTCCTATAAATAAGAGAAATGCTAATTCAACTGAACCTGAAGCCTCACCATCCTCTCCTGTCATTCAAGGTATTGATTACCGTGAAATCTGCTCCTCTCGTGATCATTCAATTCCAGCTCATTCACCATTACCAGTAATAATTCACTCACCTTTGGGTTATACTGTTAACACATCACCTACAAATGTGTTAAAGGTTTATTCAGCAGAGCCTGATGACTCATCATCATCCCCTGTCATGACAGGGATTAATTATGCAGCAACGCCTACATTCAGTAGGGATTCCACACCTGAATTAAGGAAAATTACCCCCACTCCGGACAACAGACTAAACTACCTTACACCTGAACAAAAATCTTCAGCACCTTCAccagaactgagatcagtcacCTGCTCACCTGAAATCAAGACAATTACATACAGTGTTCTGTCACAAACTACAAAATACCCAGTGATTGGAGGCATTAAATATAGTGTTGTTTCACCAAATGACATTTTGGCACAGTCACCTAAGGTAGATACAACTGTCTATGGCAACTGTATTGAAAATTCTAACTCTCATTTTAGAAATGAGTCCTTGGTCTCACCAACCTCAAGAATGTTTTTGTTAACACCAGAGAGCATATCAAGGCCATCATCATCTGCTTTAAACCATACAAGAGATACAACATTATCCCCTGATCTTCAACTAACCCTGGAGCCTTCCATCCATTTGGAACAGACAGACAATCAAATTTTACCCATAATTTGTGATAGAATGTCTCCTCCTTCCCCTAATCCAATAAACAGTAATTTTGATGATCCTCCTCACTCAGAGAATTTCAATAGTGCATCAGACCTAGTTCACAGTCAAAGGCAGATCTTGCAAGATTCACCATCTAAACCCATTAATCCTGGATCATCAATAGTACAAAAGGAAACAAATCaggaaattgttgacaatgaCACAAGTGATTTAAACATGTGTGGAATACCAACCTCCCTAAGTCTATGTGAATCATCTGTGTCAATGCCAGTGGCATCTGTGCTGGAGAAAGAATGCTTGGAGGTTTATAACAGCAACAGTGGGACAGAAATGTTGGAGAATGATTCTGCCAGTAGTGGAAAGAGGCTTAGCCAAGAGCCTATAGCATTGAGGGAAAGACCGGGGGCTATCTGTTGGCAGAGGGGTGGAGAATATGACAGGCAGTCATGCagggaaaaagaaagtgaaaagaGGGAGGGAGACCAGTGTATATTGGGAGAAGGGGAGGAGAGTATTAGAGAGAGTAGTTACAGAGGGGAACAGGTTGAGCTGTCATTCAGTTCCAGGAATAGAAAAGGGCCTGCAGGACACAGCCCAGCTCCCTCTAGTCGAGACCCAAAGTCGGGAATTCCAGCTAACTCTTATTTTGAGTCACACCCAGCAACTCTGCAGCAACAGAGTCAGTTCAGAACACAGGGCTCACAACAAGAGAACAAGGGTGTCGCCAGGAGGGTCCAATCAACTGTCAAGAGTAAATACAGCAGTGCAGACTGTCTACCTCCAGAGTATACTGGTGAGACCTCCAGCATGGGAAGTGAGTTTGATGAGGCAGACAATGAGGTAAAGTGGCTTACAGATCTGGCTTTCAGAAGCCTATCTAGCCCTCAGGTGGATTATTTGGATGTGTACAATTCAAGCCACAGGTCATCTACAAATGTTTCACAGCCATCAACCATGGATAGCCCAGGTGCTGTTGCATGGATGAACTATGCAGACTTGCGTGGCTCAACTTTCCATGAAAATGATGACTTGTTACACAGTTCCTCTTTTTTAACCCGTGAGGGCCTGGACCCGAACAAAGGCTTTGAGATGGGGAGTTTTGAATGTGTGGATGTTGCATTAGATAGCAAGGAAGAGTCCAGCAGGAGAAAGAGGACAGTACCCAAGAGGCAGATACAGCTGTTAAGGCGGAACACAGATGAATCCATAactaaagggaacaatggaaatattttggCTTCACCCTCCACGCATAGATGCTCGAAAGACATCCTTGTTCGCCAACATAGCACACCAGCTTCTGTGCAAGAGGTCATGTCCAGAGAGGACCcaaattcacctaaaaatgatagGAAAAGGACATTGCAGAAATCTGTGTCTTTAGATGATGCCTCCTCTAAGACCCAAATGGCCTCCTGCATTATCAAGAGTGTGCTGTCAAAGAAAATGCAGGATGCacaaaaagaaatattaaaaagtgAAGACCCAAGTCCATCTAGGGATAAAAACAAACATCATAATATTAGTCCCAGCTCCTTTGATGGTCTACCAAGTAACATGGAGAAGCATAGCTTAAGTTCTAGCCAGCATTCTGAATGTAATCTTTCAACTGAAGATTTTGCTGTCAGAGAGGAAAAAAATCCACATTGGCAGGTGAAGAAGTGTGCCCCAAAAGTTCCTCCAAAACCAGTATTAAGACCTGCATTTTTTAACACAGGGGATGCTGAGCTACCAGACAACTTATCAAGGGATGAAATTAGGCCCAAATTGTCTCTCCCAGTTGAAGAGAAAGTCTGTACGAATGATGGGAAGAAGGGAAGAAGTGGCAACCTGGGAGAGAGGTTCAATAGTGACTCAGCAAATGCCAGAGCCAGGAACACAAGTGTTGCTGTTGCCACTCAAGCAGAAAGCATGCAGAGCAGAACAATAAGCAGAGACACAGAGTGCCAAATGACACCAGAAAACCAAAGACAACAGGGTGGCAAATGCATATTTATGTCAAAAACTCCAGAAATAACTCTTTCCAcaatcaaagaaaaaaagaagtcTTCTTTGAAAGTTTCTCTATCCCCTGATGTAGAACGGTCCAGAGAAATGTGTGAATGTCAGTCTGCAGAGGATATAAACACCAAATCTATGGAAGTTACAGAAACTGAAGAAGATAATGACAACAACAAAGCAAAATCTGTCATACATAGAGTTAGAGATGTAAGAAAATTGGTTAAAAACTCATACAACCTGTCTTTTAAAGCATCAAATACAACCTCTACTGCAGAAGACACACCCATTCAAGAGGAAAGAGAGAAGCCACCACAAACTCCTCCAGCCTTGAACATTAAATGTAAAGCTATTAGTTGGAAGGACAAGCAAACATCAGGCAGTAAAGCAATCCACTGGCAAGGTGAAAAACAGGCTGTTGACATATCAAAAACATCTCAACCGCATGTGGGCACAGGGAAAAGCAGAGATACTGACAGCACTGGAAAAACATCCAAAGCCCCTCTGCTAAAGATACTAACTACTGAACCTAAAGTGACAGATTCCCAGTTTGCAAACTTAGATGAATTAATTGAAGTTTCAAGATCTTCCAATCACTCTGATCCGAGTACTAAGCAAGGGATGCCCCCTAGACCCCCTAGTAAGGAGAGGGAAGTGTCTGCATTGGTGGTTCTGCAGGATGGCCCATCCAAGACAATTCAGAGTACCTCTGACTATAAAAGCACTAACCCCActcaaataaaagcaaaaagcaGCAGCCACTCTGTCTCCATGCTACTTAAGGAGAAAGGAATGCAGGCGGATATTGGAGTGTGTGATGTTGTCGCTGAAGGTGCGAGTGCTACAGCTAAACATGTCAATAGACTTGAGGTACCTTTGCAGGCCTGTTTATTAGAAGTTATCTCAGATGAAGCACAAGTAAATACAAAAAATGCAGCATTGTCTTGCAATTTAACACTTGTTGACAACAGTTCCTTGAGGACATCCCATAGTCAGGATGGCCCTCAGTTTCAGTCAAAAGAACAAAGTGAGAGTCCCAAAGGAACGCTGGCAGAAGAATCTTCAATGCAacaaaggaaggaagaaaaaaataaaaaattaactgcCACCACAACTATGATACAAATGCCAACTAATCTAACAACATTATTCAAGCCAGAGGCGATATCTTTTTCAAGTAATTCAAAAAATAACGCTTTGCCAGCGACTGCATCAAAAGAGATTGAGTTACCTATACAAGTTAGGTCAATATCCAGTGATAGGCTGAAACCATTTGTGCCACCAAAACCCAGCTATAAAAAGTCATTTGCAGAGAAAAATGAGATACCAGCAACACTGATTTACAAAGATCAACTGAATGAGGCCTCATCAAGCAATACACAAAAATTAGGTCTATCGGCTGTATCAGGCGACAAACCTCCACCTATTCCAGTGACAACAACTCCAAGTTCTGTGCAGAAATCTAACACAATGACATTCGCCAGTGTGGATCAACACCAATATTCAACCAATAGCACTTGCCAGCAACTGACCACATCCATTAATCAAGACCAGTCAATACTAGCTAGTTCTTTTGTTTCCAATCCATCTGTGAGGCCCACAGGTCCACATGCCCATAGTCACACACAACCTGTGTCAAGAGCATCACCTAATGACAGATTTCACAAAGACGACTATCGTTTCTATGCATCTGATGACCCCCCCAGCTATGATGAGCGAGAGAGTTTTAGCACACTACAGTTGTCGGACTTGCCCCAACAAAAGCCGTACATGCATCCAACCACTAAGCAATCTTCATGTTCCTGCACATTAAGTTCCCACTCACGTCGAGGTAATCCCAACCACAGCTCAGAAGAATGGATTCCACCAGTCTCACAGTCCCCAGGCCAAGTCCTCACCTGTCCAGGAGCTCCTCCACAGGCGCAGGTTCGTCCTCATCAGAGCAGACCAGATGGACAGGCCCAGAATTACTCAAGAGTCTCACCAAATTCCTCAATACCCAATGCCCCAGCTTTAATTCAGCCTTTGCACCACCCAAGAACTTGTCCTGTGGCAAAAACACAACCCTACAGTGGTGACCAATCACCAGCTTCTGGGCAGCACAGGGACAGAGTCCCAGTAAGTCATCATTCTCCACAAGCAGCAGATCCTGTACCATATCATGAATACCCTCCAGCTAACATGTCTACTTTGGATCCCAGAACTCAGTTGTTTAATCCCCAAGATTTGCCACCATCCTTTGGTCATGATTATGGGAGTGAAGTTCCAGGTGGAGCCAGTGTATTATATCCAGAGAATGCAAATGGACCTAGCTGTGGACAAGGTCCTCGTCGTGTACTTCTTGATCCTGAGACTGGTAAATACTTTTATATCGAGGTACCAATGCAGCCACTCAGAAAAATGCTGTTTGATCCAGAATTGGGCCAGTATGTGGAAGTTCTCATACCGCAGCAGGCAATGTCCCACTCTGGGCTGTACCCACCAGCTGCACCCCCATACTCCTCTCTGCAAAATCCAGGTTTATATGCACCACAGTACCTACCTTATGCAATGCCATCTTACACAGCAATGCCAAGCAGTGCCCAGCAAGCACGACATCTAGAGCCACCTCCTGTCCCCACAACGCTTCACCAGACCTCTCTAAGATATGGAAGCCCTGCAAGCCAGATGCCAAAAAATGAACCAAAATGCCACTCGTCACTGGATCAAAGCTATTTAGAGACAATGTATTACATTCCTACTGGGATGAATGCAAGTCCAAATTCTACCCCTTCAGGCTGTTACCACAAGCCACCTTCAAGCATGCCTCCTTCAGGAGGAAGAAGAGCATGA